In Halobacteroides halobius DSM 5150, the genomic window TAATCTTCCTCACTCTAATAATCCTTCAATTTGAGTCATAATCTCTTGGCCAGCTTGTCTCATTTCTGTCTTGTCTAATTTTTTATTATAGTACTCTGTTAATCTAAAAGGTTTGCCAATGTTAACTTTGACTTGGTTTTGAATAGGACTTCTAGTTCCTAATAAACCTACCGGTAAGATTGGAACTTGAGATTTAGTAGCTAACATTACTATTCCTAACTTAGCTTTTTTTAGTTTTGGCCCTTGGTTACGAGTTCCTTCAGGAAATAAAGCTAAGATTTTTTCTTCTTTTAATATCTGAAGCCCTTTTCTTAAGGCTGATTTACCAACTCCACCTCTTCTAACCGGAAAAGCACCATAATACTTAAGCACTTTATCTGC contains:
- a CDS encoding lysophospholipid acyltransferase family protein; this encodes MDFTYQTTHKLFRTAFKLGFGWEVTGEDNLPQNGPVIVVANHVSNFDPPILAAALHRKVHYMAKEELFNNPIADKVLKYYGAFPVRRGGVGKSALRKGLQILKEEKILALFPEGTRNQGPKLKKAKLGIVMLATKSQVPILPVGLLGTRSPIQNQVKVNIGKPFRLTEYYNKKLDKTEMRQAGQEIMTQIEGLLE